The following proteins are encoded in a genomic region of Neurospora crassa OR74A linkage group VI, whole genome shotgun sequence:
- a CDS encoding 60S ribosomal protein L40, variant: MIEPSLKALASKFNCDKMICRKCYARLPPRATNCRKRKCGHTNQLRPKKKLK; this comes from the exons ATGATTGAACCATCCCTCAAGGCG TTGGCGTCGAAGTTCAACTGCGACAAGATGATTTG CCGCAAGTGCTACGCTCGTCTCCCTCCTCGTGCCACCAACTGCCGCAAGCGCAAGTGCGGCCACACCAACCAGCTCCGccccaagaagaa GCTTAAATAA
- a CDS encoding iron-sulfur clusters transporter atm-1: MAPSIKLSTMATSLHRAHGTSALLRRPRLWAPRLSSIHATPTIANLRASFTTSSPRLFAPNGSAKDESKPAVSTVPKTTGRGPSDPLAAIDKTAQEQRKADWAIMKEMSKYLWPKGSWGDKARVLLAIGLLVGGKVLNVQVPFYFREIVDSLNIDFSTTGGSVTAVAGAMILGYGAARVGAVVSQELRNAVFASVAQKAIRKVARNTFEHLLNLDLSFHLSKQTGGLTRAIDRGTKGISFLLTSMVFHIVPTALEISMVCGILTYNFGWQYAALTALTMVSYTAFTILTTAWRTKFRRQANAADNKASTIAVDSLINYEAVKYFNNEAYEVGRYDKALAQYEKNSIKVATSLAFLNSGQNIIFSSALTVMMYMGAHGVATGQLTVGDLVLINQLVFQLSVPLNFLGSVYRELRQSLLDMETLFNLQKVNVTIKEQPNAKPLTLTRGGEIEFKDVTFGYHPESPILRDLSLTIPAGKKVAIVGPSGCGKSTLLRLLFRFYDPQKGAIYIDGQDIRSVTLESLRRAIGVVPQDTPLFNDTVEHNIRYGNLSATPEQVIEAAKAAHIHEKIISWRDGYNTKVGERGLMISGGEKQRLAVSRLILKDPPLLFFDEATSALDTHTEQALMENINAILKGLGQKGEKKTSLFVAHRLRTIYDSDLIIVLKEGRVAEQGTHRELMERNGVYAQLWRAQEMLMTEEGEVSKKGEKEEVGEKKEA, translated from the coding sequence ATGGCGCCGTCTATAAAGCTCAGCACCATGGCTACCAGCCTCCATCGAGCCCACGGCACCtccgccctcctccgccgcccccgTCTCTGGGCTCCCCGACTCTCCTCCATCCACGCGACACCCACAATCGCAAACCTCCGAGCTTCCTTCACCACATCCTCCCCCCGTCTCTTTGCGCCCAACGGCAGCGCCAAAGATGAATCGAAACCCGCCGTCTCTACCGTGCCCAAGACCACTGGTCGAGGCCCCTCCGATCCCCTCGCCGCCATCGATAAAACCGCGCAGGAACAGCGCAAGGCCGATTGGGCCATCATGAAGGAAATGTCCAAATACCTGTGGCCCAAGGGCAGCTGGGGCGACAAGGCGCGAGTACTGCTAGCTATCGGCTTGCTGGTTGGTGGCAAGGTGCTCAACGTCCAGGTGCCCTTTTACTTCCGCGAGATTGTCGACTCGCTCAACATTGACTTTTCTACAACGGGCGGGTCCGTCACGGCCGTGGCGGGCGCCATGATTCTGGGTTATGGTGCGGCTAGGGTAGGCGCCGTGGTTTCGCAGGAACTGAGGAATGCCGTCTTTGCGTCGGTGGCGCAAAAGGCCATTCGCAAGGTTGCCAGGAACACTTTTGAGCATCTGTTGAATCTGGATCTGAGCTTCCATCTGTCCAAGCAGACGGGTGGTTTGACCAGGGCTATCGACCGTGGTACCAAGGGCATCAGTTTCCTCTTGACCAGCATGGTGTTTCACATTGTCCCTACCGCCCTGGAGATCAGCATGGTGTGCGGTATTTTGACCTACAACTTTGGCTGGCAGTATGCCGCTCTTACGGCCCTGACCATGGTCAGCTACACGGCCTTCACCATTCTCACGACAGCCTGGCGCACAAAGTTCCGTCGTCAAGCCAACGCGGCAGACAACAAGGCATCGACCATCGCCGTCGACTCCCTCATCAACTACGAGGCCGTCAAGTACTTCAACAACGAAGCCTACGAGGTCGGCCGCTACGACAAGGCCCTCGCCCAATACGAGAAGAACAGCATCAAGGTCGCCACTTCGCTCGCCTTCCTCAACTCGGGCCAAaacatcatcttctcctccgccttgACGGTCATGATGTACATGGGCGCCCACGGCGTCGCCACCGGCCAGCTCACCGTCGGCGACCTGGTCTTGATCAACCAGCTGGTCTTCCAGCTTTCCGTCCCGCTCAACTTCCTCGGTTCCGTCTACCGCGAGTTGCGCCAGTCCCTCCTCGACATGGAAACCCTCTTCAACCTGCAAAAAGTCAACGTGACCATCAAGGAGCAACCCAACGCCAAGCCCCTCACCCTCACCCGCGGCGGCGAAATCGAGTTCAAGGACGTCACCTTTGGCTACCACCCCGAGTCGCCCATCCTGCGCGATCTGAGTCTCACCATCCCCGCCGGCAAGAAGGTCGCCATCGTCGGGCCCTCCGGGTGCGGCAAGTCCACCCTTCTCCGTCTCCTCTTTAGGTTCTACGACCCCCAAAAGGGCGCCATCTACATTGACGGCCAAGACATCCGCTCCGTCACCTTGGAGTCTCTCCGTAGAGCCATCGGCGTCGTCCCGCAGGACACGCCCCTCTTCAACGACACAGTCGAGCACAACATCCGCTACGGCAACCTATCCGCCACACCCGAACAAGTCATCGAAGCCGCCAAGGCCGCGCACATCCACGAGAAAATCATTTCCTGGCGAGACGGGTACAACACCAAGGTGGGCGAGCGTGGACTAATGATTTCCGGCGGCGAGAAACAACGACTGGCTGTTTCGCGTCTCATCTTGAAGGACCCACCGCTGCTGTTCTTTGACGAGGCGACGAGTGCGCTGGATACGCATACGGAGCAGGCGCTGATGGAGAATATCAATGCCATTCTTAAGGGTTTGGGCCAaaagggggagaagaagacgagtCTGTTTGTAGCGCATCGGTTGAGGACGATTTATGACTCGGATTTGATTATTGTGTTGAAGGAAGGGAGGGTGGCGGAGCAAGGGACGCATAGGGAGTTGATGGAGAGGAATGGCGTGTATGCGCAGTTGTGGAGGGCGCAGGAGATGTTGAtgacggaggagggggaggtcagcaaaaagggggagaaggaggaggtgggtgagaagaaggaggcgtAA
- a CDS encoding kinesin — protein sequence MSVRVVARIRPLLKKELDKDVIVRAASTDEGKPFTIVKIPNPKNETEEFSYVFNSVYDQSCSQEDLFNAEVYPHIKALFQGLDVTIFAYGVTGTGKTHTMRGGMKMDERGLIPRLLSNVFRRGKKIEKDSNGETTVDVHLSYYEIYNDKVYDLLEPPEMRTPMGLPLREKEGKTFVVGLTERPCDDVTDFERLYVEANNNRVTAATKLNAHSSRSHAILRVKVTQTTGDMVLESTASAIDLAGSEDNRRTDNNRDRMIESAAINKSLFVLSQCIDAISRGDKRIPYRESKMTRILSLGQNNGITIMILNLAPMRSYHLDTLSSLNVSSRAKRIEVREIENEVVYKQPHRSHSSTSFSGLTNGVLAPRQPLRPIGLGTQNSYTGSAPALARSSIDRAAASGAVIEKIEKPSKLFNVYADRASAHKATASMGGGSSSRLAGPPQANTSQIRQPLSLSGGLASRRSMTDTTPASSSSTETSALRSGLIGTGASKLARPTGLPLPGSVSAGVSRQNSSSSGSIQPPQQTSKSVDNTPILTLSAAQIEAMVEKKVAEILAARAAAAAALAPQTPTPSTPRSDNHHPPGSEQQRPKSSEPRISEEVQRRLEALERRIEEQSMSTSRSSSRRGRGGRDEKSAGLQLLLEARKAKEAGQLEEALGMYEDALGFFPGQRKLVGKIEKLKLKLGKISREDYEVGAQLRDEEAGSRQGNRVGSAIQQSRSASVTSGRRTAMTGISSTDAEVEDLDDDDMEADVEETPEEAEARRRRLLKSRGRSATLGVGISSRSRQQMYSNTTTDTGSDYDDRSASNSDPEQQSSSQEPSPRTKQLLDIVNSRDTELIKSLSGFGQKRAQDLVDHLDDTQGPSGKVRSLGELTTVPGVGVRTVERAYEGLAVAAELSSKLALKTYYDETETF from the exons ATGTCCGTCCGTGTCGTCGCCAGGATACGTCCGCTGCTGAAGAAAGAGCTGGACAAGGATGTCATTGTACGCGCCGCCAGCACCGACGAAGGCAAGCCCTTCACCATCGTCAAGATCCCCAACCCAAAAAACGAAACCGAAGAGTTCTCGTATGTTTTCAACAGCGTCTACGACCAATCATGTTCCCAGGAGGACCTCTTCAATGCTGAAG TCTACCCTCACATCAAGGCCCTCTTCCAAGGCCTCGACGTGACAATATTCGCCTATGGTGTGACCGGCACAGGCAAAACGCACACGATGCGTGGTGGCATGAAGATGGACGAACGCGGTCTCATTCCCCGACTATTGAGCAACGTGTTCCGGCGCGGCAAGAAGATCGAAAAGGACTCCAACGGCGAGACCACGGTCGACGTCCACCTCTCGTACTACGAAATCTACAACGACAAGGTATACGACCTGCTCGAACCGCCCGAGATGCGCACCCCGATGGGTTTGCCCCTACgagaaaaggagggaaagaCGTTCGTGGTCGGGCTGACGGAACGGCCCTGCGACGACGTGACGGATTTCGAAAGGCTCTACGTTgaagccaacaacaaccgcgtCACAGCCGCCACCAAGCTCAACGCCCACAGCTCCCGCAGTCACGCCATCCTTCGCGTCAAGGTCACACAAACAACAGGCGACATGGTGTTGGAAAGCACGGCGTCGGCCATCGACTTGGCGGGCTCCGAAGACAACAGAAGGACCGACAACAACAGGGACCGCATGATCGAGTCGGCCGCCATCAACAAGTCCTTGTTCGTTCTGTCGCAATGTATTGACGCCATCTCGCGCGGCGACAAGCGCATTCCCTACCGCGAATCCAAAATGACGCGCATCCTCAGTCTGGGCCAAAACAACGGCATCACCATTATGATCCTCAACTTGGCCCCGATGCGCTCCTACCACCTCGACACGTTGAGCAGTTTGAACGTCTCGTCTCGCGCCAAGCGCATCGAAGTTCGCGAGATCGAAAACGAAGTCGTCTACAAGCAGCCACACCGCTCGCACAGCTCAACCTCGTTCAGCGGTCTAACCAATGGTGTTCTCGCCCCTCGCCAACCATTGCGTCCAATCGGTCTAGGCACTCAGAACTCGTACACGGGCAGTGCGCCCGCTCTAGCCCGATCCAGCATCGaccgcgccgccgcctcggGAGCAGTCATTGAAAAGATCGAGAAGCCCTCCAAGCTCTTTAACGTGTACGCCGACCGCGCTTCAGCACACAAAGCCACCGCGTCCATGGGCGGCGGCAGCTCTTCACGACTCGCCGGCCCGCCGCAAGCCAACACGTCGCAGATCCGCCAACCTCTTTCTTTGTCGGGAGGACTAGCCTCGCGGCGCTCCATGACCGACACCACTCCCGCTTCTTCCTCAAGCACCGAAACATCGGCCCTCCGCTCAGGACTCATCGGCACGGGAGCATCGAAACTGGCACGGCCTACGGGGCTTCCGCTGCCCGGCTCGGTTTCCGCTGGTGTCTCCCGCCAGAACAGCAGCTCCTCGGGCTCCATCCAGCCCCCACAGCAGACAAGCAAATCAGTAGACAACACGCCCATCCTCACCCTCTCAGCAGCCCAAATCGAAGCCATGGTCGAAAAGAAAGTCGCCGAGATCTTGGCCGCCCGCGCAGCAGCCGCCGCTGCCCTCGCCCCGCAGACACCGACCCCTTCTACGCCCAGATCGGATAACCACCACCCCCCGGGGAGCGAGCAGCAGCGGCCCAAGTCGTCGGAGCCGCGGATTAGCGAGGAGGTGCAGAGAAGATTGGAAGCGCTGGAGAGGAGGATCGAAGAGCAGAGCATGAGTACTTCACGATCTAGTTCGCGACGGGGACGCGGCGGAAGGGACGAGAAAAGTGCAGGGTTGCAGTTATTACTTGAGGCCAGAAAGGCAAAAGAGGCGGGCCAATTGGAAGAGGCGTTGGGGATGTACGAAGATGCGCTGGGATTCTTCCCTGGGCAAAGGAAGTTGGTGGGCAAGATTGAGAAACTCAAACTGAAGTTGGGCAAGATAAGCAGGGAGGACTATGAAGTTGGTGCGCAATTGAGGGATGAAGAGGCTGGTTCACGACAGGGGAACCGAGTTGGAAGTGCGATACAGCAAAGCAGGAGCGCGAGCGTCACCAGCGGACGACGAACGGCCATGACGGGGATTTCGTCAACTGACGCGGAAGTGGAGGAtcttgatgacgacgacatggAAGCCGACGTGGAAGAGACGCccgaagaagcagaagcgaggaggaggagattgttGAAGTCCCGAGGCCGCAGTGCTACGCTTGGCGTAGGCATTTCTAGCAGGTCAAGACAGCAGATGTACAGCAACACGACGACCGACACGGGCTCCGATTACGACGATCGCTCTGCTTCTAATTCGGATCCGGAACAACAGTCCTCCTCGCAAGAACCGAGCCCGAGAACGAAGCAGTTGCTGGATATCGTCAATTCGCGCGATACCGAGCTGATCAAGTCCCTTAGTGGATTCGGACAGAAGCGCGCGCAGGATCTGGTGGATCATTTGGATGATACGCAGGGACCGAGCGGGAAAGTAAGGAGCTTAGGCGAGTTGACGACGGTTCCGGGCGTGGGCGTGAGGACGGTGGAGAGGGCGTATGAAGGGTTGGCGGTTGCGGCTGAGTTGAGCAGCAAGTTGGCGCTGAAGACGTATTATGATGAGACGGAGACTTTCTAG